The Pseudomonas sp. SCA2728.1_7 DNA segment ATGCAACGATTGTCCCCCCGCTGGATGATTTCCAGTTATTGAGTGATGGAGGGGCGATCTGGAAGCTGAATTTTTCCGCCAGCGAGCAGCCCGGTCGATTCGCGCTGAAGTTTGCCTTTCCTGAGCTGGGTTATGTCTCCGAAGCCAAATCGATGGTGTTGGGCCATAACAAAGTGAGGATCCATGCCTTGCGCGAAGCAGCCGTGGATCCGGTCGTGGGCCAGGCCCCCGCCTGGCTGTGGGTACAGGTGTATTCGCATTTCACCGACCGTCCGGTGGAGCTGGTTTCGGTGAAATGGTGGGACGGCATGGATGGCACGACAACGTCCACCGACTCCGAGGGCTGGAGCGGTTTCGACTTCCGTCCAAAAACCGGCGGCATGCATTCGGTGACGGCGCTGGTGGACAGCTACTTTGACAACTTCGAAGACACTCGCACGGTAGCCGTCAAAGCGCAGCTAACGGATCCGTGGGCCGGCTTGATGGTCAGTTTCGACAACAAGCCGGAACAACTGTGGGGTGAGAAAACCTGTTTCCCGCGCCGCAAGGGCCAGCACCGGATCGATGTGAAAGCCGCGGCCAACAGCGCATTGCAGGATCACGGTCTGGCACTGGGGATGACAGGGGCCGGGCCAATGGAACTGGGCATACGCTTCGATGAGCCCGCGCTCGGCGAATTCAAGCGTTTCAGTGAGAACGGACTCACCTACTTCTATTCCGTTGGAGATCTGAAAAATGCCCGTTTCGGGCTGTGTTTTGCTTCCGAACGCTTGGCGAGTCTTTCTCCCGTCAACGCGATGTCTTTGGGGGAAGGCGCACAAGTGGTGAAAATCGCCGAGCGTTCGCGGGTCAGTCAGACCTTGCTTTGGGGCGAGGCGGTGTCTGAACAGATCACCGTTGTTTCTGCCATCAGTGGCAGGCCGATGGTGGGGATGACCGTTGTCTTTCGCAATGAGGATCTTGGCGAGGTGACGACGACCACCAACTTCTACGGCGTGGCGCGGATCCGCTTTGTGCCCAAGACTCCCGGAGCGGCGCAACTGATCGCGACGGTGGGGGATGCGCAGTATTCGGAATCGATTTCGTTGCCGTTCTTCCTTCATGCGCCTCGAGAGATCAAAGACCTGTTCAGCGACAATTTGACCGGTTATCCGGGGCAAGAGATTTCAGCGCAGGCTTTGGTGGTTTCAGCTACCGGCGAGCCTTTGGCCAATGTCGAAGTGATCTGGGAGTGCGACAACAAACCATTGCCGACAACGCTGACGGATGCCGAGGGCAAGACGAAGGTGTATTTGGTCCTTGGCATGTCACAAAAGTTTTTACTATGCGCATCGGTGAAGGGCGGGGTAGCGGGATGGAACGTCAGGACGTTGATCCTCGATATCGTCGAGTCACGTTTTGCGGCCGTCGAGTCGGTTGTCGCTACACCCAATCCGGTTCCGGTCAATCAGTTGGTGACGATGACCGCGCGGATCGTCGACAAGCAATCGCGAAAACCCATGCCATTCAGAAAAATTCTGGTGTCACGCAACAATGCGCCCTTTATCGAGGGGCTTACCGACAGAGAGGGGAAATACACCAGCGTTGGCAGGCCTGTGCAGGTGCCGCAAGTCATGTCTATGACCGTCAAGGTCGAAAATCCTGACGGTTCTTCGGACACTGGCAGCGTACAGGTCGAGGTGGTGACTTGATCAAAGCGCCGCACTTCTTTTCCAGCTCAGATACCGCGTCACCAGTTCGGCCCCCAACTCGGCGGGCCGAACATCCACCACCGGAACCCCATGAGCACTCAACCGCTCATGGAGTTCTGCCCGTTCATTCAGGTAACTCACCGTGCCGCAGTAAGCCAACGCCTCGGGCAGGGTTTGCACCGCTGACTGGCGTAACGTATCCAGTGTCTCTTCGCGCAGACTGGCGACCAGTACCCGATGTTGTGCGCTCAGGCGTTTGACCGCGCTCAGCAGTTCCTCATCGTCCTCATCGCGCAGGTTGGTCACCAGCACCACCAAGGCCCGGCGCTTCTGTCGCGTCAGCAGTTGATTGGCAGCGGCCTGATAATCGGCAGGGCGTTGCGTGCTGTCGAGGTCATAAACCGTGTTCAGCAACACGTTCAGTTGGCCGCTGCCTTTGACCGGCGCGAGGTGGCGTGGGTGTTCGCTGGCGAAGGTACTCAGGCCCACCGCATCGCCCTGGCGCAACGCCACATAACTGAGCAGCAGGCAGGCATTGAGCGCGTGGTCGAAGTGCGACAGTTCATCATCCTGGCTGCGCATGCGTCGGCCACAGTCGAGCATGAAAATGATTTGCTGGTCGCGCTCGTCCTGATATTCGCGGGCAATCGGTGTGCGTTGACGGGCGGTGGCTTTCCAGTCGATCTGACGCAGGCTGTCGCCTTCGCGGAATTCGCGCAGTTGGTGAAACTCCAGACCCTGACCGCGACGTTGCCGCTGGCGTACGCCGAGCTGGCTGAGCCAGTTGTCCACGGCCAGCAACTCACCGCCGTAGAGCCGGGCGAAGTCGGGGTAGACACGGGTCTGGTCGCGGACATTGAGCAGGCGTTTGCCTGACCATAACCCCAAAGGGCTGGGCAGGTTGATTTCGCAGTGGCTGAAGTTGAAATGCCCGCGTTTGAGCGGGCGCAGACGGTAGCCGAGCAGGCTGCGCTGGCCGGGTTGCAATTCAATCGACAGTGGCAGGTTTTCGAAACTCAGGCCTTCTGGCGGATGGTCGAACAGTTGAATGTGCATCGGCTCGCTGAAGTCATGTTCGACTTCCAGACGCACTTCACCCCAACGGCCGAGTGCAAGACTGCCGGGCATTTGTCGAGTGACGCGTGGCGTCGGCAGACGTTTGAGGCGCAGCGCATCCAGTATCGCCAAGGCCAGCAACGCCAGCAGCAAGCCCCAGTTGATCGAGATCAGGCTCGCCGAGATCTCGATCTCCAGTGCGCGCAATGTGCCCAGCACAATGCCGATGGCCAGCAACAAGGCCAGCCAGATCAACAGCAGGCGCGAGGGTTTCACAGACGCGGCGCCGCAATCTGCTCAAGCAGTTGCTGGAGCACTTGATCGACCTGCAGGCCTTCGATATCCAGCTCCGGGGCAATGCGCACCCGATGACGCAGCACCGCCAGCGCGCAGCCTTTGACGTCGTCGGGAATCACGAACTCACCCCCACGCAGCAAAGCGCGAGCGCGGGCACAACGCACCAACGCAATCGAGGCGCGCGGCCCGGCGCCGAGGGTCAGCCCCGGCCAGGTGCGCGTGCTGCGCGCCAGGCGCACGGCGTAATCGAGCACCTGATCGTCCAGCGGCAAGTCACTGGCGATGCGTTGCAAGGCTTGCACGTCCTTGGCTTGCAACACGGTGCGCAGTGGTTGCACATCGAGCATGTCGGCGCGGGTCGAACGGCAGACCTGACGCACCATGTTCAACTCCTGATCGGCGTCGGGATAATCCATGCGCACCTTGAGCATAAAACGGTCGAGTTCCGCTTCGGGCAGGGGATAGGTGCCTTCCTGCTCAA contains these protein-coding regions:
- a CDS encoding DUF58 domain-containing protein; this encodes MKPSRLLLIWLALLLAIGIVLGTLRALEIEISASLISINWGLLLALLALAILDALRLKRLPTPRVTRQMPGSLALGRWGEVRLEVEHDFSEPMHIQLFDHPPEGLSFENLPLSIELQPGQRSLLGYRLRPLKRGHFNFSHCEINLPSPLGLWSGKRLLNVRDQTRVYPDFARLYGGELLAVDNWLSQLGVRQRQRRGQGLEFHQLREFREGDSLRQIDWKATARQRTPIAREYQDERDQQIIFMLDCGRRMRSQDDELSHFDHALNACLLLSYVALRQGDAVGLSTFASEHPRHLAPVKGSGQLNVLLNTVYDLDSTQRPADYQAAANQLLTRQKRRALVVLVTNLRDEDDEELLSAVKRLSAQHRVLVASLREETLDTLRQSAVQTLPEALAYCGTVSYLNERAELHERLSAHGVPVVDVRPAELGAELVTRYLSWKRSAAL
- a CDS encoding MoxR family ATPase; translation: MTEQIEPGSASHAAQQRQRASQLAQAVRGELQKALIGQNQVIDDVLTALIAGGHVLLEGVPGLGKTLLVRALARCFGGEFARIQFTPDLMPSDVTGHAVYDLQTEQFKLRKGPLFTNLLLADEINRAPAKTQAALLEAMQERQVTLEGRALPIAQPFMVLATQNPIEQEGTYPLPEAELDRFMLKVRMDYPDADQELNMVRQVCRSTRADMLDVQPLRTVLQAKDVQALQRIASDLPLDDQVLDYAVRLARSTRTWPGLTLGAGPRASIALVRCARARALLRGGEFVIPDDVKGCALAVLRHRVRIAPELDIEGLQVDQVLQQLLEQIAAPRL